One bacterium genomic window, GTTGGGACATCGACCGGAAAAGAAAGCTGCAACATCAACCAATCAACCTCTCTTCGCGTTGTTCTTGTATGAACGGATCGGGCATTTTGCGGCTGGGCCCGGTCACGTGCAGGAATACGGTCAGTGGATTCGCAGTGTCGGAAGCAGCGGCCAAATTGCAGGGGGTGAGAAGTTGAAAGAAGACGGTCGTAGTATGCAAATTCGCAACGGTAAACTGGAGATCGATTCACTTCGTGTGGAAAACGAACAGGTGGTGATGGGTGGCTACTTCCTGATTCAAGCGGCGAACTATGAAGAAGCCTTAAAGATTGCCTCCGGTTGTCCACATCTCAAATACGGTGGAATGATCGAGGTCCGGCAAATCGATGCTACATAAACTGCTGGTTCTCTGCTTAACTGCTTTCTCGATTTCACCTGTCTCAGCCGATTCGCCCGTGGATGCTGCATCAGCGCGGTCCGCATTCGAGCTTTATAAAACACTGGATGGAAAATGGATCGGCAAGAGCACAAAAGGATGGAAGGAAGAAGTGACCTTCCGCATCATCGCAGGCGGATCCGTTGTGACTGAGACTTCCTTCGATGCGCATCCAAACGAAACCATGTTAACAACGGTTTTGCTGGATAACGACAGATTGTTACTGACGCACTATTGCGTTGCCGGCAATCAACCACGTTTGCAGTTGACTTCTTATGATCGGGAATCGAAAACGCTTGTCTTCACATTTCTCGATGCAACCAATCTGCCATCGCGAGACAAAGGACACATGGACAAAGTCGTGATCCATTTTCTCGATCGGGATCACGTAACATCGCAGTGGACCTGGTATCAAGATGGCAACGAACGATGGTTGGAAAAGATTAATCTCGAACGGAAAGAATAAACCGCCAAGACGCCAAGGCGCCAAGAAAGGAATATGAACATTTTGATCTAGGCGTCTTGGCGGTTAGTTATTCAAAAGCCCATTTCTTATAGCCGTCAAAATACTTTTTCTCTATCCAAAAATCCGGCTCCCATCGATCCCCAATTCGCTCCATGAGAGCTCTGGTTGTTGCTTTGTCGCTCGCGCTACCAGCGAGCAGGCAAAAGGCATTCAGGTAACGAATACTTGCGCCGTATTTCTCCTGGCGGTCCAAAAACCCCTTTTTGATTCCCCGCCAATTCACTTTGTTTTGCTGGAAGAACTCTGAACCGGAATACATTCGACTCATATGCCAGCAGATGTCGGAATAAAGAATGTTCGCTTCTTGTAAATCAATCTTTTTTTCTGTGCTTCCGGCGGCTTGTGCTGCAAATGCCTCCCAGTCACCGGGATTTCCATGCCAGCGCGGCAACAAATAAAGCGCATGACCTGAGTATATGTCGTAGTAAAGAGGCTCAACGCTGATGGCTGACTCCAACAACTTCGTCATTTCACCCAGTTCCCAACCGAGTCCTTTACCAATAATCTGCTTGGCTTCATACCAGACAACACACTCGTTCGCTCGGGATGACATTTTATTCAGAGTTGCATCCGCCTCTTCTAATATCTTTTGAAAGTCAGCAAATTGCTGATCACTAACAGTATCCGCAAATCCACTTCCACGAAGCTGCCACGCATAACCCGTTTGGGCCCGGCCCAACGCGATGTTTGCATAGATGGAATCAGGTTTCAGTTGAATCCATTTCCGTAGTTTAGAAATCCTTTTGGTGTAATCAAGTCCATCCTCTTGCTTAGGAATACCGGGCGGACTACCCACGGCTTCATAGAAGCGGGTCAGTTTCCAATCTCCACCCCGGAAGCGATGTTTTTGCGTTGTAAGCTCGTGCGCAATTCTTTCAAGCTCGTCAAAATTTTCCTGCTCAAGCAATAGCGTCAAGTCGGCATGAAACTTCTTTCGTTGCTCATCATCTGTTTCCGTTGCCACCGGTTTTTTAGTTGCCGGTTTTTTTTCTGCAACCGGAGGTTTTGAACAAGCGACTACGAATAGAAAGAAGAGGATCACCAAAAGAGTTTTAGTCATATGCTATCGAGTATATCGGGCAACCGCCTTATTATATTGCTGCTCAAGTTGCGAAACTAGTTGTTGAAAGGGTTTGAAATCCCGCAAAGGATCGAGCAGTGGATCTTTTTGATACCAGGGGTAGCAGGGAAATCCTGTTTCGACGGATTTCGTCAGCCAGACCACAGCCTGATCCTTGTCCCCCAATTGCGCAAAAGCCGAACCGATGCTGTAAGAGGCATGATGATCCAGCAATAAGGAATGCAGAGCTTCGTTGAGCTGTTGTCGTGCTTCCTGTTTGCGTCCGCCTTTTGCCAGAAGGGTTGCAAGACTGGCTTTTGAGCGTGTCGCGGTGCCTGCGTAAGTGGTTCCACTCAGTTCACGCAACATCGCTTCGGCCTCTTTTGGTTGGCCTGAATAGTAATATCCCTGGGAGAGATACCACTCTGCAAGAGGTTGTCCTGTATATTTTTGCACTTCCATCAAGTTCTTAACGGTTTCCTGAAAACGGTCACGGAAAAAATCGATGACTCCCTGCGTGCGAAGGGCTTCTACGCGATCGGATACGTTTACCTGCATCGCTTCCTGCACTTCTTTTTCCGCAAGATCAAACAGGCCAAGATGATAATACGCAGCGGACTTATAGTAATGAGGAAGATAAAGGGAGCTGTTTAGTTTTAGCGCTTTGTTGCTTTCCTCAATTGTCAGGTCCCATTTGAAATCCGTTTTCCGGTAGACGGCGGCCCTTAGAGCAATGTTCCGTAAGAGAAAACATCTGTGCGATGATCCACCGTTTTTCCCAAAGCTTGTTCGGGACTCATGTAAGGAACCGTGCCCAGGACCATTCCATGTTCAGTTGCCGTTTGTGTCTCAAAAGTACTCGCTTCTTCGTAAGATTGTTGAATGATCTTCGCGAGTCCGAAATCAAGAATTTTGATCTGACCACGCTGGTTCAACATGACATTCGACGGCTTGAGATCGCGATGAATGATTCATTTCGCTGAAGCTGAAAATCACGAACCAGATAAACTTCACCCATGCCGCCCTTTCCAATCTGCTGGAGGATTTGATAGTGGGAGATGGTGGAGTCTTCCGGCATACATGAATTTTAACGCAGAGATGAAGAGAACGCAGAACTTCAGGGGTATGATAAGGGTAGAAATTACTCATGAATGGACTTTCCGGTACGGTCATTTTTTCGGTCGGCACGAGGCATTATTTCTGGGAAGACGTCCTCCTGGCCGCACAATCCTGGGGAGACTTGTCGGCGCTGGAGTTAGATGTACGCAAGGGACTTGCGTGTCAAAAAAAAATCCAGAATGAGAACCCGGAAGGAGACATTCTGGATTCGCAAAAAATCGATTCGGCTGCTCGCGAATTCCGGTACGCCAGGAATTTGATATCGGCCGAAGAGATGGAAGGTTGGCTTGCTGAACGGGGCCTGACAGTCGAAAATTGGATGGACTTCATCGAGCGGTCGATTCTGTTGAAAACGTACAACAATCAGATGGAGCAGATTCTGGGTGAATATCCATCAAGTGATGCTGAAGTCCAGGGCATGCTGGCAGCGGAGGGATTGTTCTCCGGTCGTCTGGAAAAGGTTTGCCACAAGCTGGCCGGACGAGCAGCGGTTTTTGACAGTTACAATACGGCCTCTAAAAATGATCCTGGATCCGATCGGCCAGCGCCACTAAATCATCTTGAATCCAGCTTAGAGCAATTTTATCAGGAAAAAATTACGCACGAGGGGATTGTAGAAAACATAAAGTTGCATTCACTGGACTGGATCAGACTGCATCTTCAATGCATTACCCTTCCAGGTGAGCAGATGGCTCGCGAAGCTGCTCTTTGTGTAACCATAGATCGAAAAGGGATGGAGGAAATCGCTGCTGAAACAAAAGCAAAATTCTGGCAAAAGTGGCTTTATCTGGACGAAGTAAATGCCGAATGGAAAAACGGTTTTCTAAGCGCAAAGCGTGGCGATCTGGTAGGTCCTTTCCGGTCGAGCAACGATTTCTTACTATTTTTTGTTCTGGATAAGGTGGTTCCCTCGGACAAGGATCCCGAACTTCAAAGGCTTGCTGAGCAGGACTTGTTGAAAAGACTCGTCGATCGAGAAATCAATGAGCGTGTAAAATGGCAGAAGCTTCGTCCGCAGTCCTGATACACCTGAAGTGGAGTCAATCACACTCGACCAGGCAGAGCGGTCGCATATTTTGAATACTTTGACAAAAACTGGATGGATCTGAGGTACTGAAAAACCAGCAGAGGAAACATCTACACCTGAGTGGCCTTTCCCCTTTCCTCCAAGCCCTGCTCCCCGATAGTGCTGCTGAAGGAATCGTCCGCATTCCTGACGCAAAGTTCTTGATACAATGAATGGGATGGATACGCGGGACTTATTAGAGAATCTTCCTGTTTTCGGGTTTTTACCTCCCGACATGAAGAAGTTGATTTTTGACAACTTCGTTCCTGCTGCTTACTCGTTTGGCACACCCATCATACAGGAAGGAGAAGAGCCAGACGGTTTTTATGTTCTTGTTTCAGGAAAAGCCCGCGTCATAAAAAAGGCGGAAAACGGCGAAGAAATTGCGTTGAATTCATTGGGATCCGGTGAAAGTTTTGGAGAGATGGCCTTACTCGACAGTACATTCAGTAAAGCGACTGTGCGAGCAAGCAGCGATGTCCAGGTGCTTCGTCTGGATCGTTCGGTGTTTTCGGAGTTTGTCAAATCTCACCCCGATATCCGCGAATATTTTGAGCTGCAGAGAACATACCGGTCTCTTCAAAATTTCTTCCGTCTTTATACACCCTTCGCCCGTCTCCCTGTTCGAGCTTTGAGAGTGTTGCTAAACGAGCTGGAATCTGTAACCGTTCAACAGAGTGAACTTGTGATTCGCCAGGGTGATCATCCGGGTCCGATGTACATTGTTGAAGAAGGCCGGCTTCGTGTTTTCACCGAAGAGGATGGCAGAAGAAATTACGTTGCTTACCTTCGCAAAGGCGATTTCTTCGGAGAAATGTCTTTATTGAAGGGAATCAGACGCACCGCAACCGTGGAAGCTGTCTCACCCTGCAAGCTTTTTCTTTTGACGGAGAAAACCTTTGCAAAGTTGATCAGGGATTTTCCGGATTTCCAGGCGCAGCTGGAAGAACGAA contains:
- a CDS encoding YciI family protein — translated: MKDEETPLPEEMIRSLKSETPPNHLERRVVNALKSGAFIQTKRTTLPRHWWKPAVAAMLLASFFGVGFWLGHRPEKKAATSTNQPLFALFLYERIGHFAAGPGHVQEYGQWIRSVGSSGQIAGGEKLKEDGRSMQIRNGKLEIDSLRVENEQVVMGGYFLIQAANYEEALKIASGCPHLKYGGMIEVRQIDAT
- a CDS encoding DUF4034 domain-containing protein; translation: MTKTLLVILFFLFVVACSKPPVAEKKPATKKPVATETDDEQRKKFHADLTLLLEQENFDELERIAHELTTQKHRFRGGDWKLTRFYEAVGSPPGIPKQEDGLDYTKRISKLRKWIQLKPDSIYANIALGRAQTGYAWQLRGSGFADTVSDQQFADFQKILEEADATLNKMSSRANECVVWYEAKQIIGKGLGWELGEMTKLLESAISVEPLYYDIYSGHALYLLPRWHGNPGDWEAFAAQAAGSTEKKIDLQEANILYSDICWHMSRMYSGSEFFQQNKVNWRGIKKGFLDRQEKYGASIRYLNAFCLLAGSASDKATTRALMERIGDRWEPDFWIEKKYFDGYKKWAFE
- a CDS encoding protein kinase is translated as MLNQRGQIKILDFGLAKIIQQSYEEASTFETQTATEHGMVLGTVPYMSPEQALGKTVDHRTDVFSYGTLL